A single genomic interval of Sphingobium sp. EM0848 harbors:
- a CDS encoding enoyl-CoA hydratase-related protein: protein MFNGLFEEWAFQNWPTERLSYERRAGFAPIGATGAMIVGTLIDGDGASSWYGHAPRGGRNGHRDGAGTGCLKGTHMSEVVSYNVDSDGLCALVLDLPDSKMNVLGATLSNALESTLRRAMTDEAVKGVVITSGKDSFVAGGDLKMLSGGIDVAAMPSEDAIHMFSSFSRLLRWLETAGKPVACAINGLALGGGLEIALACHYRVVADDPKIALGLPEVQVGLLPGGGGTQRLPRLIGLAASLPLLMQGRQISPAKALDLGVVHAVVPREELMKVAKRWLRECGDPVQPWDRKDFKVPGGDDTLTPEFRTMFIGTNATTRAAAFGNMPAPEKIASALYEGLQLPMDKALQVEAKYFVQLMIDPVARSLIRTMFVNKGKADGLFARPKNI, encoded by the coding sequence ATGTTCAACGGCCTGTTCGAAGAATGGGCGTTTCAGAACTGGCCCACGGAACGTCTCAGCTACGAGCGAAGGGCGGGCTTCGCTCCCATAGGCGCCACCGGAGCGATGATTGTGGGTACGCTGATCGACGGAGATGGAGCGTCGTCTTGGTATGGCCACGCTCCGCGCGGCGGGCGGAATGGGCATCGCGATGGTGCTGGAACGGGTTGCTTGAAGGGCACACATATGAGCGAAGTAGTCAGCTATAACGTAGATTCGGACGGTCTTTGCGCATTAGTGCTGGATCTTCCTGATTCGAAAATGAACGTCCTTGGCGCGACCTTGTCCAACGCCCTGGAAAGCACTCTTCGTCGCGCAATGACGGATGAAGCGGTGAAGGGCGTTGTCATCACGTCCGGAAAGGACAGCTTCGTAGCAGGTGGCGATCTCAAGATGCTAAGTGGAGGCATCGATGTCGCGGCAATGCCGTCGGAGGACGCGATCCATATGTTCTCGTCTTTCTCGCGCCTGCTACGCTGGCTGGAGACCGCTGGAAAGCCCGTTGCATGCGCCATCAACGGCTTAGCGCTAGGCGGTGGACTGGAGATTGCTTTGGCCTGCCACTATCGTGTCGTGGCGGATGATCCGAAGATCGCGCTGGGCCTTCCCGAAGTTCAGGTCGGGCTGCTCCCGGGAGGCGGCGGTACGCAGCGCCTTCCTCGCCTTATTGGTCTTGCAGCTTCTCTTCCGCTTCTTATGCAGGGTCGTCAGATCTCGCCAGCTAAGGCTTTGGATTTGGGCGTCGTGCATGCGGTGGTCCCGCGCGAGGAACTGATGAAGGTCGCCAAGCGGTGGTTGCGCGAGTGTGGCGATCCCGTCCAACCGTGGGACCGCAAGGACTTTAAGGTACCTGGGGGTGACGATACCCTCACTCCCGAGTTCCGCACTATGTTCATTGGCACCAATGCGACTACGCGGGCAGCGGCATTTGGGAACATGCCCGCGCCGGAAAAAATCGCTTCGGCGCTCTATGAGGGGTTGCAACTTCCGATGGACAAGGCGCTTCAGGTCGAAGCAAAGTATTTCGTCCAGCTGATGATCGACCCCGTCGCACGAAGCCTGATCCGCACGATGTTCGTAAACAAGGGCAAAGCGGACGGTCTTTTCGCTCGCCCAAAGAATATCTAG
- a CDS encoding amidohydrolase, with the protein MFAIPLKVGRKQRAAIAGSAVSVALATLLATVPLQALAAGKADILFVNGNIVPMTAPDARAQALAVRNGKIIAVGSEAEIQRMRGSATKVVDLHGKTLLPGFIDAHGHITGLAQQADLAALQPPPVGTVKDIASLQGALRQYAQTHPDGWLMGMGYDDAELTERRHPTRQELDAVSADRPIILGHVSGHLAAMNTKALELTGMLHPERDPPGGVIRREADGKTASGVVEESAIFVAYAVTPRPTLEKQIEQLKKAQEIYASNGLTTAQDGASLPETWTLLQAAAKRNALFLDIHALPLMQAWPTGLDQVPFARTYTQHLRAAGVKILADGSPQGRTAWLTHPYHIVPPGRENDYSGYRQIPDDVLQGLLRKAADHDWQVFVHVNGDAAIQQLIDSVRAVGQASGKPLQRTIAIHSQTARVDQLKEMKALDIEPSFFAAHTFYWGDWHREVTLGLPRAEHISPQRDAFDLGLHPTIHNDSPVVPPDMIRLIWSAVTRRTRSNDILGPEERVTPYEALLEVTRNAAYELHEEATKGTLEKGKMADLVILDRDPLAIPPEQLMDVKVSATLKEGQYVYSRP; encoded by the coding sequence ATGTTTGCAATCCCCTTGAAAGTTGGCAGGAAGCAAAGGGCTGCAATAGCCGGAAGCGCGGTGAGCGTGGCGCTGGCGACCCTGCTAGCCACGGTGCCGTTGCAGGCCCTTGCAGCGGGAAAAGCGGATATCCTGTTTGTGAACGGAAATATTGTCCCGATGACGGCGCCCGATGCGCGCGCGCAGGCGCTGGCCGTGAGGAATGGCAAGATCATCGCGGTGGGCAGCGAAGCTGAGATCCAGCGTATGCGCGGAAGTGCGACCAAGGTGGTCGACCTTCATGGCAAGACCCTGCTACCTGGTTTCATCGATGCGCATGGCCATATCACCGGCCTTGCGCAGCAGGCCGATCTTGCCGCGCTGCAGCCCCCCCCCGTAGGCACGGTCAAGGACATCGCGAGTCTTCAGGGCGCCCTGCGCCAATATGCGCAGACTCATCCGGACGGCTGGTTGATGGGCATGGGCTACGACGATGCCGAGCTTACAGAAAGGCGCCATCCGACGCGTCAGGAGCTGGATGCCGTTTCCGCCGACCGCCCCATCATACTCGGCCACGTCTCGGGGCACCTTGCGGCGATGAACACAAAGGCGCTGGAACTGACAGGGATGCTGCATCCCGAACGTGATCCGCCGGGCGGCGTTATCCGGCGCGAAGCCGACGGCAAGACGGCCTCGGGGGTGGTCGAGGAAAGCGCTATCTTTGTTGCTTATGCCGTTACCCCGCGCCCCACTCTGGAAAAACAAATAGAGCAGCTCAAAAAAGCGCAGGAAATCTATGCCAGTAACGGCTTGACCACGGCGCAGGATGGCGCCTCCCTGCCTGAGACATGGACCCTGCTCCAGGCGGCTGCGAAGCGAAATGCGCTCTTTCTCGATATTCATGCCCTGCCGCTGATGCAGGCCTGGCCGACGGGGCTGGACCAGGTTCCCTTTGCGCGGACATACACGCAGCATTTGCGCGCAGCGGGGGTAAAGATCCTGGCCGACGGCTCGCCGCAGGGGCGCACCGCGTGGCTGACCCATCCTTATCATATCGTGCCTCCGGGGCGCGAGAACGACTATAGCGGCTATCGGCAGATTCCGGACGACGTCCTGCAGGGGCTGTTGCGCAAGGCGGCAGATCACGATTGGCAGGTCTTCGTCCACGTCAACGGCGACGCGGCAATCCAGCAGTTGATCGACAGCGTCCGGGCAGTAGGGCAGGCTAGCGGCAAGCCGTTGCAACGCACGATCGCGATCCATTCCCAGACCGCGCGCGTCGACCAGTTGAAAGAGATGAAGGCGCTGGACATCGAGCCGTCCTTCTTCGCCGCGCACACTTTCTACTGGGGCGATTGGCACCGCGAGGTGACGTTGGGATTGCCGCGTGCCGAACATATCTCGCCCCAGCGCGATGCGTTCGATCTTGGGCTGCATCCGACCATTCATAACGATTCCCCGGTGGTTCCGCCCGACATGATTCGGCTTATCTGGTCGGCGGTGACACGCCGGACCCGGTCGAACGACATCCTCGGTCCGGAGGAGCGGGTCACCCCTTATGAGGCTCTGCTGGAAGTTACGCGCAACGCTGCCTACGAACTGCATGAAGAGGCCACGAAGGGCACCCTGGAAAAGGGGAAAATGGCAGATCTCGTTATTCTCGACCGCGACCCTCTCGCTATTCCGCCGGAACAACTGATGGACGTAAAAGTATCGGCTACCTTGAAAGAAGGACAGTACGTGTATTCTCGTCCCTGA
- a CDS encoding class I adenylate-forming enzyme family protein, with protein sequence MSHTQSVACSGLLATNPLTAPGAPFELIEELVEGRLCRVFRHGPRAIADVYAEAMAYTDALCLSGPTGTLTYSELFTKAAALKAALAEAGLGKGDRVAIAMHNRPEWIVAFVAVSALGATAVLVNYRASATELMLALEDTQAKALIAEPFIAVHVAEGWRAERLVILTAGEQATSLPGALAFDDVLVCHAGASFQAAAMGPGDEAVVIFSTGTTGAPKGILLSQRALMTTIMGIDYSMANVAIQAGAPLESLTVKPAVQPSVMLVYPLFHSSGLNGVLLPSLRRGGKIVMISKWRVGDVIDLLEQERLAGFSGSPAMLWDLLKAPREGRDLSNLRFLSVGGQGITPKLLSELTTAFPGVMVSNGYGQTETGSVNGIAGQNLLDRPTSSGRPIPIVDVRIVDDAGVDVPPGEVGEICIAGATIMIGYCNRPEDTARTKQDGWVATGDLGRLDADGYLHVVDRKKNIVISGGENIGCAEVEAVALTHPAVDQAAAFGVPDDRLGEVLLLAVVLRKGQATDAATLIEHFAGKIARYKVPRGILFMNALPLNALDKVDRRALAVSAVKREA encoded by the coding sequence ATGTCCCATACCCAGTCCGTAGCGTGTTCCGGATTGCTCGCTACCAATCCACTGACAGCACCCGGGGCCCCGTTCGAACTGATCGAGGAGTTGGTCGAAGGGCGCCTGTGTCGGGTGTTCCGGCATGGCCCGCGCGCGATCGCGGATGTCTATGCGGAAGCCATGGCGTACACCGATGCCCTGTGCCTCAGCGGGCCGACCGGCACGCTCACCTACAGCGAGCTTTTCACCAAAGCGGCAGCCTTGAAGGCGGCGCTGGCCGAAGCCGGGCTGGGCAAGGGGGATCGGGTCGCGATCGCGATGCACAACCGGCCGGAATGGATCGTTGCCTTCGTTGCGGTTTCCGCGCTTGGTGCAACGGCAGTTCTGGTCAACTATCGCGCATCGGCAACGGAACTGATGCTGGCGCTGGAGGATACGCAGGCCAAGGCGCTGATCGCGGAGCCCTTCATCGCCGTCCATGTGGCGGAAGGATGGCGCGCGGAACGGCTGGTCATCCTGACAGCCGGAGAACAGGCGACATCACTGCCCGGCGCTTTAGCTTTCGACGATGTGCTGGTGTGCCACGCCGGTGCGTCGTTCCAAGCCGCTGCGATGGGGCCGGGCGATGAGGCGGTGGTGATCTTCTCCACCGGCACCACGGGTGCCCCAAAAGGCATCTTGCTTAGCCAACGCGCGCTGATGACGACGATCATGGGGATCGATTACAGCATGGCCAATGTGGCCATTCAGGCGGGGGCGCCGTTGGAAAGCCTGACGGTCAAGCCGGCGGTACAGCCCAGCGTGATGCTGGTCTATCCGCTGTTCCATTCCTCCGGCCTCAACGGGGTGCTGCTGCCCAGCCTGCGGCGCGGTGGCAAGATCGTCATGATCAGCAAATGGCGTGTCGGCGACGTGATCGATCTTTTGGAACAGGAACGGTTGGCCGGGTTCTCCGGCTCGCCCGCGATGCTGTGGGATCTGCTCAAGGCACCCCGCGAAGGGCGGGATTTGTCTAACCTGCGTTTCCTGTCGGTCGGCGGGCAGGGAATCACGCCGAAGCTCCTCTCCGAACTGACCACGGCCTTTCCAGGGGTGATGGTCAGCAATGGCTACGGACAGACGGAAACGGGGTCGGTCAACGGCATCGCCGGGCAGAACCTGCTTGATCGGCCAACCTCGTCCGGCCGCCCGATCCCGATTGTCGATGTGCGCATCGTGGATGACGCGGGCGTCGATGTGCCGCCGGGCGAGGTGGGCGAAATCTGCATCGCCGGGGCAACGATAATGATCGGTTACTGCAACCGGCCCGAAGACACCGCGCGCACGAAGCAGGACGGGTGGGTCGCGACCGGCGATCTCGGACGGCTCGATGCCGATGGCTATCTCCATGTCGTCGACCGGAAGAAGAACATCGTCATTTCCGGCGGAGAGAATATCGGCTGTGCCGAGGTCGAGGCCGTGGCGCTGACCCATCCGGCGGTCGACCAGGCGGCGGCATTCGGCGTTCCCGATGATCGGCTGGGCGAAGTGCTGCTGCTGGCGGTGGTCTTGCGCAAGGGGCAGGCGACGGACGCAGCCACGCTTATCGAACACTTCGCCGGGAAGATCGCCCGCTACAAGGTTCCGCGGGGCATATTGTTCATGAATGCGCTGCCGCTCAATGCCCTGGACAAGGTTGATCGGCGGGCCCTCGCCGTAAGCGCGGTGAAGCGTGAAGCGTGA
- a CDS encoding AraC family transcriptional regulator encodes MIEQTLVGPKRTYELDANFVLPGIDVQIRTYHREAPTHTGIVCSRHLLSVSLSGRPRSSIGRYIPDRRETEPLHLGNIIFVPGGVPVVGYGPGGVEQSLSCRFDFGAFPELAQFERDISEDWLRACGDIRAPQMKEMMRRLAFELRSPGFARETIIDLLVRAAIVDVVRCTRQPEEKKRHYSGGLSPMQLRRLTDYITNSLERSPTIPELARACDVSAGHLMRSFRQSTGETIHAHVQRIRIERAKLLLKEKRSVKETAYLLGFATPSGFAVAFKRLHGQTPSEFRRSASC; translated from the coding sequence ATGATTGAACAGACGCTCGTGGGGCCTAAGCGCACCTATGAACTCGATGCGAATTTCGTACTTCCCGGTATTGATGTGCAAATACGCACCTATCATCGTGAGGCACCTACCCACACTGGTATAGTATGCTCCCGTCACCTACTCTCCGTCAGCCTTAGCGGGCGGCCCCGTAGCTCCATCGGACGCTATATCCCGGATCGGCGAGAAACTGAGCCTTTGCATTTGGGGAATATCATATTCGTTCCGGGCGGCGTACCGGTAGTTGGCTACGGACCAGGTGGCGTTGAGCAGAGTCTATCGTGCCGGTTTGACTTTGGCGCCTTCCCGGAATTGGCCCAATTCGAACGAGACATATCAGAGGATTGGCTGCGAGCCTGTGGAGATATTCGCGCGCCGCAAATGAAAGAAATGATGCGGCGTCTTGCATTTGAATTACGGTCGCCTGGCTTCGCGCGTGAAACTATAATCGATCTACTTGTTCGCGCAGCGATCGTCGACGTCGTGCGCTGCACCCGGCAACCTGAAGAAAAGAAAAGACATTATTCGGGTGGACTTTCACCGATGCAATTGCGGCGATTGACCGACTATATCACCAATTCCCTCGAACGCAGCCCAACGATTCCAGAATTGGCACGGGCCTGCGATGTCAGCGCGGGACATCTGATGCGCAGCTTCCGCCAATCAACCGGTGAAACGATCCACGCCCATGTCCAGCGGATCCGTATTGAAAGAGCCAAACTCCTGTTGAAGGAGAAACGGTCGGTCAAGGAAACGGCTTATCTGCTTGGCTTTGCTACCCCAAGCGGTTTTGCGGTAGCCTTCAAGCGATTACATGGACAAACACCTTCCGAATTTCGCCGTAGCGCATCGTGCTGA
- a CDS encoding tautomerase family protein, with protein sequence MLRSIKPGPCFLWCSDGPVPHVIVKLWSGKSETQKRELTDAIVSATRRVLGYSEDAVSVAFEEVPPGAWTACSPRLRHLRTASSLMP encoded by the coding sequence ATGCTGCGGTCGATCAAGCCTGGTCCCTGTTTCCTCTGGTGTTCGGATGGGCCCGTGCCACATGTGATCGTGAAACTTTGGTCGGGGAAGAGCGAGACGCAAAAGCGCGAGCTGACCGATGCTATAGTCAGCGCGACCCGCCGCGTGTTGGGCTATAGCGAAGATGCGGTTTCGGTTGCCTTTGAGGAAGTGCCGCCTGGCGCTTGGACCGCCTGCTCGCCGCGTCTGCGCCACTTGCGGACTGCCTCGTCGCTGATGCCATAG
- a CDS encoding HlyD family efflux transporter periplasmic adaptor subunit, producing MSVEVKLPPEDMAEFRLSQQPKTKRLSLPRRVLVGGLLSVMALAVLIRSFIFTTGYNTTLVADMGVVRAPVSGIVDQLSADVGDRVTHDQLLGSFAVPVGLSSAVQAGSEDIDQLKAKLVSIDARTAAINEDTARIRRESGLYRSQKSLQLRSVSMEASAELAATQARLDFSQGQLARTHALAKQGFISTAGLQRAEQDQRAALADRDAALARQRTDSLEAHAAGQGLFLNNGYSDVQYSTQRLSDLNLALSQLRGEKDILTATLANAERLTGHNKNSATRRLQLPLQASVNGRVWAKVAAAGESVREGDPIYMLADCSSFFAYFTVGRSTYSKLNIGAPVQFIAFSNGDRWPGTIVNMGVSNPSQLRVTSQISEPAQGEYLIGARITLDAKDQKRCPVGTAGRVVL from the coding sequence ATGAGCGTCGAAGTCAAGCTTCCACCTGAGGACATGGCGGAGTTCCGGCTGTCGCAACAGCCGAAGACAAAGCGCCTCTCTCTCCCGCGCCGCGTACTTGTCGGCGGCTTGCTGTCGGTGATGGCGCTTGCGGTGTTGATACGCAGCTTTATTTTCACAACAGGCTACAACACGACATTAGTCGCGGACATGGGCGTCGTCAGGGCGCCGGTCTCGGGTATTGTCGATCAGTTGAGCGCCGATGTCGGTGATCGTGTCACGCATGACCAGTTGCTGGGATCATTCGCTGTCCCTGTAGGACTGTCATCGGCCGTGCAAGCCGGATCGGAAGATATCGACCAGTTGAAGGCTAAGCTGGTGAGTATCGACGCCCGGACCGCAGCGATCAATGAAGATACTGCCCGCATTCGAAGGGAATCCGGCCTCTACCGTTCGCAAAAATCGTTGCAATTGCGCAGCGTCAGTATGGAGGCGTCGGCTGAGCTTGCCGCCACGCAGGCACGCCTCGATTTTTCGCAGGGGCAATTGGCGCGGACTCATGCGCTTGCCAAGCAGGGGTTCATCAGCACGGCTGGCCTGCAAAGGGCGGAACAGGATCAACGCGCCGCGCTGGCGGATCGCGACGCAGCCTTGGCCCGTCAACGCACGGATAGCCTGGAAGCTCATGCTGCCGGTCAAGGTCTGTTTCTCAACAATGGATATAGCGACGTCCAATATTCCACGCAGCGCCTGAGCGATCTCAATCTGGCCCTGAGCCAGCTACGCGGCGAAAAGGACATTCTGACTGCGACCCTTGCCAATGCGGAGCGGCTGACCGGCCACAACAAGAACAGCGCGACAAGGCGCCTGCAATTGCCGCTTCAGGCCAGCGTCAATGGCCGCGTCTGGGCCAAGGTCGCGGCGGCTGGGGAATCCGTGCGGGAGGGAGATCCCATCTACATGCTCGCTGATTGCTCCTCCTTCTTCGCCTATTTCACGGTCGGCCGCAGCACGTACAGCAAGCTCAACATTGGCGCCCCCGTGCAGTTCATCGCATTTTCCAATGGTGATCGTTGGCCTGGCACCATCGTTAACATGGGCGTCAGCAATCCGTCACAACTCAGGGTCACCAGCCAGATTTCCGAGCCTGCGCAGGGCGAATATCTGATTGGGGCCCGGATCACGCTCGATGCAAAGGACCAGAAGCGGTGCCCGGTGGGCACGGCGGGCCGGGTGGTTCTGTAG